A genome region from Risungbinella massiliensis includes the following:
- a CDS encoding HK97 gp10 family phage protein, whose amino-acid sequence MRIDVNVTHDLPELSAKVTDAVEYAVKLTADDAKKNLWINSPIDTGRLSLSWRQNRISQLRYMVYTKVKYAKWVNDGTGIYGPTGRPITPKRAKYLRFEINGQVIYAKSVRGQKGQKYVEKSVTQTEQRKSSFVSQALSRAGLI is encoded by the coding sequence ATGAGGATAGATGTCAATGTCACTCATGATCTCCCTGAACTTTCCGCCAAAGTTACCGATGCGGTAGAATACGCCGTTAAACTAACAGCAGACGATGCAAAGAAAAACCTTTGGATAAACTCCCCTATTGATACCGGAAGGTTATCTCTATCTTGGAGACAAAACCGAATATCTCAACTACGGTACATGGTTTACACGAAAGTAAAATATGCCAAGTGGGTAAATGACGGTACGGGTATATATGGGCCGACAGGAAGACCTATTACCCCTAAACGTGCTAAGTATTTACGTTTTGAAATTAATGGTCAAGTGATATATGCAAAGTCAGTCCGTGGACAAAAGGGGCAAAAATACGTTGAAAAGTCTGTAACTCAAACAGAACAACGTAAATCTAGTTTCGTATCACAAGCATTATCAAGGGCGGGGCTAATATGA
- a CDS encoding phage head-tail connector protein codes for MTLEEVKTLLHILNDKNDAYLTAIIPMVEDFVKSYCNQQFQNELGETVFPGAVKLVIAQLCRYHMKDGQIQFDMTRNNTITNTEQYPLEMLKTLNLYRKPRFI; via the coding sequence GTGACATTAGAGGAAGTCAAAACACTTCTCCATATCCTAAATGATAAGAATGACGCGTATTTGACAGCAATTATTCCTATGGTTGAAGATTTTGTAAAAAGTTATTGCAATCAGCAATTCCAAAACGAGCTAGGCGAAACGGTTTTTCCTGGAGCAGTAAAATTAGTAATTGCTCAACTTTGTCGCTACCATATGAAAGATGGACAGATTCAGTTTGATATGACTAGAAACAATACTATTACGAATACAGAGCAGTATCCTTTGGAAATGTTGAAAACGCTAAATCTGTACCGAAAACCACGCTTTATTTAG
- a CDS encoding Rho termination factor N-terminal domain-containing protein codes for MSATAFQRRRRELAALKAAEEKKYDDPVAKTENTKIENLTSLKVAELRELAKEKGVTGTSKMNQEDLIQAILEAEET; via the coding sequence ATGAGTGCAACAGCTTTCCAACGGAGACGGCGAGAATTAGCTGCACTAAAGGCGGCTGAGGAGAAAAAGTATGATGATCCAGTAGCAAAAACGGAAAACACCAAGATAGAGAATCTCACCTCATTAAAAGTAGCGGAGCTGAGAGAACTAGCCAAAGAAAAAGGCGTAACCGGTACTAGCAAGATGAACCAAGAGGATTTAATCCAAGCAATTTTGGAGGCAGAAGAGACGTGA
- a CDS encoding major capsid protein, whose translation MAVTRIADVIVPSVFNPYVIQRTAELSALVQSGIIVPDPSLDSLAASGGKLVNMPFWNDLTGSDEVLSDSGALTPEKITAAQDVAVLLMRGKAWSTNDLAKALSGDDPMGAIGDLVASYWARMRQKTLLSILKGVFASASMAGNVHDVSAAVDGSEKISGSGFIDAVTKLGDAADRLTAVAMHSSVYAALQKQNLIQFIPNSQGVVEFPRYMNKRVIVDDGCPVAADVYTTYLFGQGAIGQGNGSAPVPTETDRDSLAGDDILINRQHFLLHPRGVKFNNAAVAGSSPTNAELENATNWTRVYENKNIRIVKFVHKI comes from the coding sequence ATGGCAGTAACCCGTATAGCGGACGTAATCGTCCCATCAGTTTTTAATCCTTATGTAATCCAAAGAACCGCTGAACTATCCGCACTTGTTCAAAGCGGAATCATTGTTCCAGATCCTTCCCTAGACAGTTTAGCAGCATCTGGCGGTAAGCTCGTCAATATGCCTTTCTGGAATGATCTAACTGGTTCTGATGAGGTTCTTTCTGATAGTGGTGCTTTGACTCCTGAGAAAATCACTGCTGCACAAGATGTTGCTGTACTCTTAATGCGTGGTAAAGCGTGGAGCACTAATGATTTAGCAAAGGCTCTATCTGGTGATGATCCAATGGGAGCGATTGGGGATCTAGTGGCTTCCTATTGGGCTCGTATGCGCCAAAAAACTTTGCTCTCTATTCTAAAAGGAGTATTTGCTTCTGCATCTATGGCTGGAAACGTTCACGATGTATCTGCTGCAGTGGATGGCTCCGAGAAAATCAGCGGTTCTGGTTTTATTGATGCAGTAACAAAGCTAGGTGATGCCGCTGATCGTTTAACGGCTGTTGCTATGCATTCTAGTGTGTATGCTGCTCTTCAAAAACAAAACCTGATCCAGTTTATTCCTAACTCTCAAGGGGTAGTTGAATTCCCTCGTTACATGAATAAACGTGTGATTGTAGATGATGGTTGCCCTGTTGCTGCTGATGTTTATACTACTTACTTGTTTGGTCAAGGCGCTATTGGTCAAGGAAACGGTTCTGCACCTGTTCCAACCGAGACGGATCGTGACAGCCTAGCCGGCGATGATATCCTTATCAATCGTCAACACTTTCTATTACATCCACGCGGCGTAAAGTTCAACAATGCCGCTGTTGCTGGATCTTCTCCAACTAACGCAGAATTGGAGAATGCGACTAACTGGACCCGTGTCTATGAAAACAAAAACATTCGTATTGTGAAATTTGTCCATAAAATCTAA
- a CDS encoding DUF4355 domain-containing protein, whose translation MDFEQVKAYLESNRDSTEVQNLLSGMVKITLDDVKRLAAQDEAVSKWIQSEKDSHFSKGLATWKEKTMPELIDQEIKQRYPEKTPEQLELDTLRREVEQMRRDKERESLRLVAKDYALEKKLPANLVDFFVGENEEGTKSNLESFEKAWSEAVKGAVGETFKQHSREPHKSTSTGTQTSNPWKKETFNLTKQAQLLKENPELAKTLQAQAKN comes from the coding sequence ATGGATTTCGAACAAGTAAAAGCATATTTAGAATCAAATCGAGATTCAACAGAGGTGCAAAACCTACTATCCGGAATGGTGAAAATCACCTTAGATGATGTCAAACGACTGGCCGCCCAAGACGAGGCCGTTTCTAAGTGGATCCAAAGCGAGAAGGATAGTCATTTCAGCAAAGGGTTAGCTACTTGGAAAGAAAAAACCATGCCGGAATTGATTGACCAAGAAATAAAACAACGTTATCCAGAAAAAACGCCTGAACAATTGGAGTTAGATACTCTAAGACGAGAGGTCGAGCAGATGAGACGGGATAAAGAGCGTGAAAGCCTACGCCTTGTGGCAAAGGATTACGCTTTGGAGAAAAAACTTCCCGCGAACCTGGTCGATTTTTTTGTAGGAGAAAACGAAGAGGGAACCAAGTCGAATCTAGAATCATTCGAAAAAGCGTGGAGTGAAGCGGTCAAAGGCGCAGTAGGAGAAACATTCAAACAACACAGTCGAGAGCCACATAAAAGTACTTCTACTGGCACACAAACATCCAACCCTTGGAAGAAAGAAACGTTCAATTTAACCAAGCAAGCACAACTGTTAAAAGAAAACCCTGAGCTGGCAAAAACGCTACAAGCTCAAGCAAAAAACTAG
- a CDS encoding phage minor head protein, translating into MSLEEEQIQAEQEAETNLNELILLLLLAYSLSLKRSRSILAQLYGQYGEKTSNELMKYNRLKNLTQTIAKDMNEAHKKNQKELKDGLFDIYNQIYQKTASSLNISEIKMSKADINQILQKQIENLTLDQRLERMRKRSISEIQKQISKGIKSRDTFEQISNRLKKTIDQDARKIRSIARIEAHRLLNQARMDVAMQANQQGLNLTKIWDGILDSRIRPAHKKLHKTEIPLHANFISVNGGIGLAPGMMNNPTDDINCRCSIRLGVVLPI; encoded by the coding sequence ATGAGTCTAGAGGAGGAACAGATACAAGCCGAACAAGAAGCGGAAACGAACCTGAATGAATTGATCCTGCTTCTATTGCTCGCTTATAGCCTTTCGTTGAAACGTAGTCGGTCAATATTGGCTCAATTGTATGGGCAGTATGGCGAAAAGACATCAAATGAACTGATGAAGTATAACCGGTTGAAAAACCTAACACAAACTATCGCAAAAGATATGAATGAGGCTCACAAGAAGAACCAAAAAGAATTGAAAGACGGTCTATTTGACATCTACAACCAGATATATCAAAAGACCGCGAGTAGCTTGAATATAAGCGAAATCAAGATGAGTAAAGCTGATATAAATCAAATCCTTCAAAAACAGATCGAGAATCTTACACTAGATCAACGGTTAGAGCGAATGAGGAAAAGATCTATCTCAGAGATCCAGAAGCAAATTTCCAAAGGGATTAAATCGAGGGATACCTTTGAACAAATATCGAACCGTTTAAAGAAAACAATTGACCAAGACGCTAGAAAGATACGGTCTATTGCTCGAATAGAAGCCCATCGATTACTAAATCAAGCTCGTATGGATGTAGCTATGCAAGCAAATCAGCAAGGCCTCAATCTCACAAAAATCTGGGATGGGATATTGGATAGCAGGATCAGACCAGCACATAAAAAGCTACACAAAACAGAAATTCCACTACATGCAAACTTTATTAGTGTAAATGGTGGGATTGGTCTTGCTCCTGGTATGATGAACAACCCCACTGATGACATTAATTGCAGGTGTTCTATACGTTTAGGGGTAGTCTTACCTATCTAG
- a CDS encoding phage portal protein: protein MDEILYNLRQIDGEVTSDIIKDLISGHAADRARMIKLYERYKASSEGVPIFSRPVPDYEKVNNKLNNDFFSEIIDTKTGYFMGKPIVYSVDQEAIGAEPADKTLQDFSIVNNIEDLDSETSKMAAITGLGSRLLYIGSDGGERVMNVPPWECIFVYDRSINEPQYALRYYPITVKQGDKSEERIRVEWYDSQTVTFYIEDQGVFVLDESEPSNPKPHMFDGIPLIGFLNNEEQQGDVEKALSLIDAYDRSLSDVNSEIESFRLAYMLFYGMVPDAETLEACKQTGAFGIDNPEGAKIEFLTKQINDTAIENHLNRLEDNILRFSKSVNFSDEQFGGNISGVAMKFKLFALESKCITSERKFTAALRQQFKLLVSAWNKKGLSIDYKDIWFQFKRNFPLNLLDEAQTSATLKGLVSEETRLSLLSFVDDIAFEKEMMEREAIELDALGGLEDESRGGTDTSRTRSGNEPE, encoded by the coding sequence ATGGATGAAATACTCTACAACTTACGACAGATTGACGGCGAAGTGACCAGCGATATCATCAAAGATTTGATTTCTGGTCATGCAGCAGATCGTGCTCGCATGATAAAACTCTATGAGCGATACAAAGCAAGCTCTGAGGGTGTTCCGATCTTTTCAAGACCGGTACCCGACTATGAAAAGGTCAACAACAAGTTAAATAATGACTTTTTCAGTGAAATAATCGACACCAAGACTGGGTATTTCATGGGAAAACCGATTGTATACAGTGTTGATCAGGAGGCAATAGGAGCAGAACCAGCAGACAAGACCTTGCAGGATTTCTCCATCGTGAACAATATCGAAGATCTGGACAGCGAAACATCTAAGATGGCCGCTATAACTGGTCTGGGTTCTCGGCTCTTATACATAGGGAGTGATGGAGGAGAGCGTGTCATGAATGTTCCTCCTTGGGAGTGCATCTTTGTTTATGATAGGAGCATAAACGAACCCCAATATGCTCTGCGATATTACCCAATAACAGTAAAACAAGGTGACAAGTCAGAGGAACGTATCAGAGTAGAATGGTACGACTCTCAGACTGTCACCTTTTATATTGAGGATCAAGGTGTATTTGTTCTGGATGAATCAGAGCCAAGCAATCCAAAGCCGCATATGTTCGACGGTATCCCGTTGATTGGGTTTCTTAATAACGAGGAGCAGCAGGGGGATGTAGAAAAGGCTCTTTCTCTGATTGATGCCTATGACCGTAGCCTATCCGATGTAAACAGCGAGATTGAGTCATTTCGTTTGGCTTACATGCTATTTTATGGCATGGTTCCAGATGCTGAGACGTTAGAGGCTTGCAAACAAACTGGGGCATTTGGGATTGATAACCCCGAAGGTGCCAAGATCGAATTTCTCACCAAACAGATCAATGACACAGCAATAGAGAACCATCTAAACCGCCTAGAAGATAATATTCTTCGGTTCTCTAAATCGGTCAACTTTAGTGATGAGCAATTTGGGGGCAATATCAGCGGTGTTGCAATGAAGTTTAAGCTATTCGCTTTAGAATCTAAATGCATCACATCAGAGCGCAAGTTTACAGCTGCACTCAGACAACAATTCAAGTTGCTGGTTAGTGCTTGGAATAAGAAAGGATTATCAATTGATTACAAAGATATTTGGTTCCAGTTCAAACGGAATTTCCCATTGAATCTCCTAGATGAAGCACAAACATCAGCGACTTTAAAAGGTCTTGTAAGCGAAGAAACACGTTTATCATTACTCTCTTTTGTCGATGATATTGCGTTTGAAAAGGAGATGATGGAACGAGAAGCGATTGAATTAGATGCTTTAGGAGGGTTAGAAGATGAGTCTAGAGGAGGAACAGATACAAGCCGAACAAGAAGCGGAAACGAACCTGAATGA